Proteins encoded in a region of the Ursus arctos isolate Adak ecotype North America unplaced genomic scaffold, UrsArc2.0 scaffold_2, whole genome shotgun sequence genome:
- the SMG7 gene encoding nonsense-mediated mRNA decay factor SMG7 isoform X6, giving the protein MRGEMADDQIPNWNHAFKNQITTLQGQAKNRANPNRSEVQANLSLFLEAASGFYTQLLQELCTVFNVDLPCRVKSSQLGIISNKQTHTSAIVKPQSSSCSYICQHCLVHLGDIARYRNQTSQAESYYRHAAQLVPSNGQPYNQLAILASSKGDHLTTIFYYCRSIAVKFPFPAASTNLQKALSKALESRDEVKTKWGVSDFIKAFIKFHGHVYLSKSLEKLSPLREKLEEQFKRLLFQKAFNSQQLVHVTVINLFQLHHLRDFSNETEQHSYSQDEQLCWTQLLALFMSFLGILCKCPLQNKSQEESYNAYPLPAVKVSMDWLRLRPRVFQEAVVDERQYIWPWLISLLNSFHPHEEDLSSTNATPLPEEFELQGFLALRPSFRNLDFSKGHQGITGDKEGQQRQIRQQRLISIGKWIADNQPRLIQCENEVGKLLFITEIPELILEDPSEAKENLILQEPSMIESLAADGNPGLKSVLSTGRNLSSSCDPGEKPMVTFKENIKPREVNRDQGRSFPPKEVRRDYSKGITVTKNDGKKDTSKRKTETKKCTLEKLQETGKQSVAVQVKSQTELRKTPVSEARKTPVTQTPSQASNSQFIPIHHPGAFPPLPSRPGFPPPTYVIPPPVAFSMGSGYTFPAGVSVPGTFLQPTAHSPAGNQVQAGKQSHIPYSQQRPSGPGPMNQGPQQPQPPSQQPLTSLPAQPTAQSTSQLQVQALAQQQSPTKAVPALGKSPPHHSGFQQYQQADASKQLWNPPQVQGPLGKIMPVKQPYYLQSQDPIKLFEPSLQPPVMQQQPLEKKMKPFPMEPYNHNPSEVKVPEFYWDSSYSVADNRAVMAQQANMDRRGKRSPGVFRPEQDPVPRMPFEDTKGSPLLPPDLLKSLAALEEEEELIFSNPPDLYPALLGPLASLPGRSLFKSLLEKPSELMSHSSSFLSLTGFSLNQERYPNNSVFNEVYGKNLTASSKTELNPSLAPQETSLYSLFEGTPWSPSLPASSDHSTPASQSPHSSNPSSLPSSPPTHNHNSVPFSNFGPIGTPDNRDRRTADRWKTDKPAMGGFGIDYLSATSSSESSWHQASTPSGTWTGHGPSMEDSSAVLMESLKSIWSSSMMHPGPSALEQLLMQQKQKQQRGQGTMNPPH; this is encoded by the exons TTATTACAAGAACTATGTACAGTGTTTAATGTAGATTTACCATGCCGTGTGAAGTCTTCCCAATTGGGAATTATCAGCAATAAACAGACGCATACCAGCGCCATAGTGAAGCCACAGTCTAGCTCCTGTTCCTATATCTGCCAGCACTGCCTCGTCCACCTTGGAGACATTG CTCGATACAGAAACCAGACCAGCCAGGCAGAGTCCTACTATAGGCATGCAGCTCAGCTTGTCCCCTCTAATG GTCAGCCTTATAATCAGTTGGCTATCTTAGCTTCTTCCAAAGGAGACCATCTGACCACAATTTTCTACTACTGCAGAAGCATCGCTGTGAAGTTCCCTTTCCCAGCTGCCTCCACTAATCTACAAAAAGCACTTTCTAAAGCACTGGAAAG ccGGGATGAGGTGAAAACCAAATGGGGTGTTTCTGACTTCATCAAGGCCTTTATTAAATTCCACGGTCATGTGTACCTGAGTAAGAGCTTGGAAAAGTTGAGCCCTCTTCGAGAGAAATTGGAAGAACAGTTTAag AGGCTGCTATTCCAAAAAGCTTTCAACTCTCAGCAGTTAGTTCACGTCACTGTCATTAACCTGTTTCAACTTCATCACCTTCGTGACTTCAGCAATGAAACGGAGCAGCATAGTTATAGCCAAGATGAGCAGCTGTGTTGGACACAGTTGCTGGCCCTCTTTA TGTCTTTTCTTGGCATCCTGTGCAAGTGTCCTCTCCAAAACAAGTCTCAGGAGGAGTCCTACAATGCCTATCCCCTTCCTGCAGTCAAGGTCTCCATGGACTGGCTGAGACTCAGACCCAGGGTCTTTCAGGAGGCAGTGGTGGATGAAAGACAGTA CATTTGGCCCTGGCTGATTTCTCTTCTAAATAGTTTCCATCCCCATGAAGAGGATCTTTCAAGTACTAATG CTACACCACTTCCAGAGGAGTTTGAGTTACAAGGATTCTTGGCTTTGAGACCTTCTTTCAG GAACTTAGATTTTTCCAAAGGCCACCAGGGTATTACAGGAGACAAGGAAGGTCAGCAACGACAAATACGGCAGCAGCGCTTGATCTCTATAGGCAAATGGATCGCCGATAATCAACCAAG gcTGATTCAGTGTGAAAATGAGGTAGGGAAATTGTTGTTTATCACAGAAATCCCAGAGTTAATACTGGAAGACCCCAGTGAAGCCAAAGAGAACCTCATTCTGCAAGAACCATCCATGATAGAGTCATTGGCTGCGGACGGGAATCCAGGACTGAAATCAGTGCTGTCCACGGGCCGTAATCTAAGCAGCAGCTGTGACCCAGGAGAGAAACCAATGGTCACCTTCAAAGAGAACATTAAGCCACGAGAAGTGAACAGAGACCAAGGAAGAAGTTTTCCTCCCAAAGAGGTGAGAAGGGACTATAGCAAAGGAATTACTGTAACTAAGAATGATGGAAAGAAGGACACCagcaagaggaaaacagaaaccaagaaATGCACCTTAGAAAAGTTACAGGAAACAGGAAAGCAGAGTGTGGCAGTGCAG GTAAAATCCCAGACAGAACTAAGAAAGACTCCGGTGTCCGAAGCTAGGAAAACACCTGTAACTCAAACCCCAAGTCAAGCAAGTAACTCCCAGTTCATCCCCATTCATCACCCTGGagccttccctcctcttcccagccGGCCAg GGTTCCCGCCTCCCACATATGTTATTCCCCCTCCTGTGGCATTTTCTATGGGCTCAGGTTACACCTTCCCAGCTGGTGTTTCTGTCCCAGGAACCTTTCTTCAGCCTACAGCTCACTCTCCAGCAGGAAACCAGGTGCAAGCTGGGAAACAGTCCCACATTCCTTACAGCCAGCAACGGCCCTCTGGACCAGGGCCAATGAACCAGGGACCTCAACAACCACAGCCACCTTCCCAGCAACCCCTTACATCTTTACCAGCTCAGCCAACAGCACAGTCTACAAGCCAGTTGCAGGTTCAAGCCCTAGCTCAGCAGCAGTCCCCCACAAAAGCTGTGCCGGCTTTGGGGAAAAGCCCTCCTCACCACTCTGGATTCCAGCAG TATCAACAGGCAGATGCCTCCAAACAGCTGTGGAATCCCCCTCAGGTTCAAGGCCCATTAGGGAAAATCATGCCTGTGAAACAGCCCTACTACCTTCAGTCCCAAGACCCCATAAAACTGTTCGAGCCGTCATTGCAACCTCCTGTAATGCAGCAGCAGCctctagagaagaaaatgaagcctTTTCCCATGGAGCCATATAACCATAATCCCTCAGAAGTCAAAGTCCCAGAATTCTACTGGGATTCTTCCTACAGTGTGGCCGATAACAGAGCTGTAATGGCACAGCAAGCAAATATGGACCGCAGGGGCAAACGGTCACCAGGAGTCTTCCGTCCAGAGCAGGATCCTGTGCCCAGGATGCCATTTGAG GACACCAAGGgctcccctctgcttcctccgGACCTGTTAAAGAGTCTGGCTGccttggaggaagaggaagagctgaTTTTTTCTAACCCTCCTGATCTTTACCCAGCTCTGCTGGGGCCTCTCGCCTCTCTTCCTGGACGGAGCCTCTTT AAATCCTTGTTGGAGAAGCCCTCGGAGCTCATGTCCcattcctcctctttcttgtccCTCACCGGATTCTCTCTCAATCAG gaaagaTACCCAAATAACAGTGTGTTCAATGAAGTATATGGGAAAAACCTGACAGCCAGCTCCAAAACAGAACTTAATCCTTCGCTGGCCCCCCAGGAGACATCACTGTACTCCCTCTTTGAAGGGACCCCCTGGTCTCCATCACTTCCTGCCAGTTCAG ATCATTCAACACCAGCCAGCCAGTCTCCTCATTCCTCTAACCCAAGCAGCCTGCCAAGCTCCCCTCCAACACACAACCATAATTCTGTTCCATTCTCCAACTTTGGACCTATTGGAACTCCAGATAACAGGGATAGGAGAACTGCAGATCGGTGGAAAACTGATAAGCCAG CCATGGGTGGGTTTGGCATTGACTATCTCTCAGCGACATCATCCTCTGAGAGCAGTTGGCATCAGGCCAGCACTCCAAGTGGCACCTGGACAGGCCACGGCCCCTCCATGGAGGATTCCTCTGCTGTCCTCATGGAAAGCCTAAAG